The following are encoded together in the Mammaliicoccus vitulinus genome:
- a CDS encoding ATP-binding cassette domain-containing protein, which yields MINISIKKSIKDRTIKLNIESSQPKIYAVVGKSGIGKSTLLNIIAGLTEADECKIIIQNKTLSDGNHLIKVQERKIGYLFQDYQLFPHMTVQENIHYMKSASKETEQLINQLRISNCLNQYPSTLSGGESQRVALCRVLSVKPNLLLLDEPFSSLDDETKEEGMALIKSIFRTWQIPIILVSHSKKEVQTLADEIIEIK from the coding sequence ATGATTAATATTTCTATAAAAAAATCCATTAAAGATAGAACAATCAAATTAAATATCGAGTCTTCACAACCTAAAATTTATGCAGTTGTAGGTAAATCTGGTATTGGCAAATCTACTTTGTTAAATATCATTGCAGGTCTGACAGAAGCAGATGAATGTAAAATTATTATACAGAACAAAACATTAAGTGACGGTAACCATCTTATAAAAGTTCAAGAAAGAAAAATTGGATATTTATTTCAAGACTATCAACTATTTCCACATATGACCGTTCAAGAAAATATTCATTATATGAAGTCAGCAAGCAAAGAAACGGAACAGTTGATCAATCAGTTACGAATCAGTAATTGTTTAAATCAATACCCTTCAACGTTATCGGGTGGAGAATCCCAAAGAGTAGCATTATGTAGGGTATTAAGCGTAAAGCCGAACTTGCTGTTATTAGATGAGCCATTTTCGAGTTTGGATGATGAGACTAAAGAAGAAGGAATGGCACTTATAAAATCTATATTTAGGACGTGGCAAATTCCAATTATTCTTGTATCTCATTCTAAAAAAGAAGTTCAAACATTAGCAGATGAAATAATAGAAATAAAATAA
- the modB gene encoding molybdate ABC transporter permease subunit, translated as MPDLTPLWISVKVTLISTIIVCILGITLAKLMFNYKGKLKPIIESVIMLPIVLPPTVMGFILLIIFSKNQFFGQLLDNVFHINVIFSWIGAVIAAIIVSLPLMYQHVINGFQAINPKMLNSARTMGASEGKIFRTIVLPLAKRSIFSGVVMSFARGLGEFGATLMIAGYIPGLTNTLPLEIYFLVQSGEEHKAWLWVIVLITFAICVISTINLLNQKHHKWE; from the coding sequence ACTTAACACCATTATGGATATCCGTTAAAGTAACATTAATTAGTACGATCATCGTATGTATCCTAGGTATCACTCTGGCTAAACTGATGTTTAACTATAAAGGTAAATTAAAGCCCATTATCGAAAGTGTCATCATGTTACCAATTGTATTACCACCAACTGTTATGGGTTTTATATTGCTTATTATATTTTCAAAAAATCAATTTTTCGGACAACTGTTAGATAATGTATTTCATATTAATGTCATTTTTTCGTGGATTGGTGCTGTCATTGCAGCCATTATTGTGAGCTTACCTTTAATGTATCAACATGTTATCAATGGTTTTCAAGCGATAAATCCAAAAATGCTCAACTCAGCTAGAACTATGGGAGCGAGTGAAGGAAAGATATTTAGAACGATTGTATTACCTTTGGCGAAGCGGTCTATATTCTCAGGTGTTGTCATGAGTTTTGCTAGAGGACTCGGAGAATTTGGCGCTACACTTATGATTGCTGGATACATTCCAGGATTAACGAACACGCTTCCTTTAGAAATATATTTCTTAGTGCAGTCAGGCGAAGAACATAAGGCATGGCTATGGGTAATAGTATTGATAACTTTTGCTATATGTGTAATAAGTACGATTAATTTATTAAATCAAAAGCATCATAAGTGGGAGTAG